A region from the Nonlabens sp. YIK11 genome encodes:
- a CDS encoding ABC transporter permease, with amino-acid sequence MIQYLLKKLGYAFLTLYGVVTVVFLLFYLLPGDPAQMMLGQNESEEQLAAVRAKYGFDQSLGQQYVYFLNDLSPLSIHSNSSNNFTYDDGKYTGVRLISFSGTSLMIKLPYLRESFQKSGKKVSLVIGETLPNTIILAVVAITIALLIGLVLGVISALNKGNRVDHTIQLVSTMGMSVPSFFSAIIFAFLFGYLWHEFTGLRMSGSLYELDDYGENMQLQWRNLILPAVVLGIRPLAVISQLMRNSLLEVMSQEYIVTAYAKGLTKYQVITKHAFKNALNPVITAVSGWFASMLAGAVFVEYIFNWNGLGKEIVEALNTLDLPVITGAVLVISTLFIMINILVDLVYVWLDPRVKLD; translated from the coding sequence ATGATCCAATACCTGCTTAAAAAATTGGGGTATGCGTTTCTCACACTGTATGGCGTGGTGACTGTCGTGTTCCTGTTGTTTTATCTATTACCTGGAGATCCAGCACAGATGATGTTGGGACAAAATGAAAGCGAAGAGCAACTCGCCGCAGTGCGAGCTAAATACGGGTTTGATCAATCCTTAGGTCAACAATATGTGTACTTTCTAAATGATTTGAGTCCGCTATCCATTCATTCCAATTCAAGTAATAATTTCACCTACGATGATGGTAAATACACAGGTGTTCGTTTGATCAGCTTCTCTGGAACGAGTTTGATGATTAAACTACCTTACTTGCGGGAATCTTTTCAAAAATCTGGTAAAAAGGTAAGCCTAGTGATAGGCGAGACCTTGCCCAATACCATCATTCTGGCTGTGGTCGCAATAACGATTGCTTTGTTGATAGGCCTTGTTTTAGGAGTCATCTCTGCTTTGAATAAAGGCAATAGGGTAGATCATACCATACAGTTGGTCAGCACAATGGGCATGAGCGTGCCTAGTTTTTTCAGTGCCATCATTTTTGCATTTCTATTTGGTTACCTGTGGCATGAATTCACGGGCCTACGTATGAGCGGTAGCTTGTATGAATTGGATGATTATGGAGAAAACATGCAGTTACAATGGCGTAATTTGATTCTTCCAGCTGTCGTTTTGGGAATACGTCCATTGGCGGTCATTAGCCAGTTAATGCGCAACAGCCTGTTGGAAGTGATGAGTCAAGAGTATATTGTTACCGCTTACGCGAAAGGTCTTACTAAATACCAGGTCATCACAAAACATGCTTTTAAGAATGCACTTAATCCGGTGATCACTGCCGTGAGCGGTTGGTTTGCCAGTATGCTGGCCGGTGCCGTTTTTGTAGAGTACATTTTTAACTGGAATGGATTGGGCAAGGAAATTGTCGAGGCATTGAATACGTTGGATCTACCCGTTATAACGGGTGCCGTTTTAGTGATTTCGACATTGTTTATCATGATCAATATCTTGGTAGACTTGGTCTATGTTTGGCTAGATCCACGAGTAAAGTTGGACTAA
- a CDS encoding TetR/AcrR family transcriptional regulator: protein MDTLLKNLKVEINEKIFLKDPESSDLGRRIVEQSIQMIHEMGFEQFTFRKLGKEIGSNESSIYRYFENKHKLLLYLTSWYWSWLEYQLIIKTMTISDPLARLETAVSILTREVVQDMNFGHVDEVTLSKIVVEEYSKSYLTKEVDEENKNGYFSIYKRLVLRLRDMIVAVNPEYNYAASLSSTIIDGSLHQHFLKRHFKALTDCNQEVTATDYFLNLIHLIVKPT, encoded by the coding sequence ATGGATACTCTACTCAAGAACCTGAAGGTAGAAATTAATGAAAAGATCTTCCTGAAGGACCCAGAATCTTCTGATCTGGGCCGCAGGATCGTGGAACAAAGCATACAGATGATTCATGAGATGGGTTTTGAGCAATTTACGTTTAGAAAACTGGGCAAGGAAATAGGTAGTAATGAAAGTTCCATTTATAGATATTTTGAAAATAAACATAAGCTGTTGTTGTACCTTACTTCATGGTACTGGAGCTGGTTGGAATATCAATTGATTATAAAGACGATGACGATTTCAGATCCTTTGGCAAGGTTGGAAACGGCGGTTTCTATTTTGACGAGAGAAGTGGTGCAGGATATGAATTTTGGTCATGTGGATGAGGTAACTCTAAGTAAGATCGTTGTAGAAGAGTATTCCAAATCCTATTTGACCAAAGAAGTTGATGAAGAAAATAAAAATGGTTATTTCTCCATTTATAAACGACTAGTACTTAGGTTGCGCGATATGATTGTGGCGGTAAATCCAGAATATAATTATGCGGCGAGTCTTAGTAGTACGATTATAGATGGGTCATTGCACCAGCATTTTTTAAAGCGTCACTTTAAAGCCTTAACAGATTGTAATCAAGAAGTCACGGCTACTGATTATTTTCTTAACCTTATTCACCTTATTGTAAAACCAACATGA
- a CDS encoding M24 family metallopeptidase yields the protein MSNTLEQLQLAEEKAAQLFEEIEKRSIIKAGSTEKQINTQVFELAEELFGIKKYWHKRIVRAGENTLHPYDENPPDLVVKEDDIVFLDFGPILEEWEADYGRTYVLGNDPTKKRLASDSERLWFVAQKHVLEHPEITGAELYNYCVQLAQEAGWEFGGPIAGHLIGHFPHEQLDGEEKTNYIHPENHVALRELDTSGQQRHWIIEIHLVDREKKIGSFFEQIAI from the coding sequence ATGAGCAACACACTAGAGCAACTTCAACTCGCCGAAGAAAAAGCGGCGCAGCTATTTGAAGAAATCGAAAAGCGATCCATCATCAAAGCAGGATCTACTGAGAAACAGATCAACACACAAGTATTTGAGCTGGCTGAAGAGCTTTTTGGAATCAAGAAGTACTGGCACAAGCGCATCGTTCGTGCCGGTGAGAACACCTTGCATCCCTATGATGAAAATCCGCCAGACCTTGTGGTAAAGGAAGATGATATTGTCTTTCTTGATTTTGGCCCTATTCTGGAAGAATGGGAAGCAGATTATGGAAGAACTTATGTGCTAGGGAATGATCCTACTAAGAAACGACTGGCTAGCGATAGTGAGCGTTTGTGGTTTGTAGCTCAAAAACACGTTTTAGAACATCCAGAAATCACTGGCGCAGAACTGTACAATTACTGCGTCCAGCTCGCACAGGAAGCTGGATGGGAATTTGGCGGACCTATTGCCGGGCATTTGATAGGACACTTTCCACATGAGCAACTGGATGGTGAGGAAAAGACCAATTACATCCATCCAGAAAATCACGTGGCTTTAAGGGAACTGGACACATCTGGCCAGCAGAGGCACTGGATTATTGAAATCCATCTGGTAGATCGTGAGAAAAAGATAGGCTCCTTCTTTGAGCAGATCGCGATTTGA
- the prmA gene encoding 50S ribosomal protein L11 methyltransferase yields the protein MSKITDQLYVEYTFTVAPIEPWNDVLAAQLGTLGFESFMETEEGLLAYIQKDLDQEDLLKNLEILQSDHVDIAFAKAEIPPTNWNHEWESNFEAIMVDGRCEVRAPFHEKHDVDYDIVIEPKMSFGTGHHQTTYMMMEYLLELDFKDQKVLDMGSGTGVLAILAQMRGANAVDAVDIDTWCYENALENVERNKADKVTVILGGAEVLQDKFYDVIIANINRNILLVDIPTYSKCLSTGGLLLLSGFYEEDLEAIEAACLQAGLEYQGHRKKDNWIAPVFLKK from the coding sequence ATGTCAAAGATTACTGACCAGTTGTATGTGGAGTATACGTTTACCGTAGCTCCCATAGAACCGTGGAATGATGTCTTGGCAGCCCAATTGGGCACCTTGGGATTTGAAAGTTTCATGGAGACAGAAGAAGGTCTTTTGGCTTACATCCAGAAAGATTTGGATCAAGAAGATTTATTGAAGAATCTGGAAATCTTGCAAAGTGATCATGTAGATATCGCTTTCGCGAAAGCGGAAATACCACCAACCAACTGGAATCACGAATGGGAATCCAACTTCGAAGCCATCATGGTGGACGGTCGCTGTGAAGTACGAGCACCCTTTCATGAGAAACACGATGTGGATTATGACATTGTGATTGAGCCCAAGATGAGTTTTGGGACAGGCCATCATCAGACTACCTATATGATGATGGAATATTTACTGGAATTGGATTTTAAAGATCAAAAGGTGCTGGACATGGGAAGTGGTACAGGCGTTCTTGCCATACTTGCCCAGATGCGTGGCGCAAATGCCGTTGACGCTGTCGATATCGATACCTGGTGTTATGAGAACGCACTGGAAAATGTAGAGCGGAACAAAGCGGATAAGGTAACGGTGATTCTGGGTGGTGCTGAGGTGTTGCAGGACAAATTTTATGACGTGATCATCGCAAACATCAACCGCAATATCCTGTTAGTCGATATTCCAACCTATTCTAAATGTTTGTCCACAGGTGGTTTGTTACTGCTTAGTGGTTTTTATGAAGAAGACCTTGAGGCCATTGAAGCAGCCTGTTTGCAAGCTGGTCTGGAATACCAGGGACATAGAAAAAAAGACAATTGGATCGCACCAGTCTTTCTCAAAAAGTAA
- the tpiA gene encoding triose-phosphate isomerase produces MRNNILAGNWKMNCDLPMTQELIFNINKQLPEQLDCEIMVAPSHPFLYAAFNDSLESPIEVIAQNASQHDSGAFTGEVSIDMLQSVGIKTVILGHSERRDVFLETDDVLAEKTHKAIEKGMRVIFCCGEHLEQRRSGEHFKTVTDQIEKALFKLTAKDWKQIVIAYEPVWAIGTGETASPEQAQEMHHHLRKFVEDKYGEKTADKLSILYGGSVKPANAQEIFAQPDVDGGLVGGASLDADSFVAIAKSF; encoded by the coding sequence ATGAGAAACAACATATTAGCAGGAAACTGGAAGATGAACTGTGACCTGCCCATGACACAGGAACTTATTTTCAACATAAACAAGCAATTGCCAGAGCAGCTGGATTGCGAGATCATGGTGGCGCCATCGCACCCTTTTCTTTATGCAGCTTTCAATGATTCCTTAGAGTCGCCTATCGAGGTCATCGCGCAAAATGCTTCGCAGCATGATAGCGGTGCTTTTACCGGCGAGGTTTCTATAGACATGCTACAAAGTGTTGGAATCAAAACAGTGATCTTGGGCCATTCAGAACGTCGCGATGTATTCCTTGAAACAGATGATGTCCTTGCCGAAAAAACGCACAAAGCCATTGAAAAAGGCATGCGCGTCATATTTTGCTGTGGTGAACACCTTGAACAACGCAGGAGCGGCGAGCATTTCAAAACCGTTACAGACCAGATTGAAAAAGCCCTTTTCAAGCTTACTGCCAAAGATTGGAAACAAATCGTTATCGCCTATGAACCCGTATGGGCCATAGGAACTGGTGAAACTGCTAGCCCAGAACAGGCGCAGGAAATGCACCACCATCTTAGAAAATTTGTAGAAGATAAGTATGGAGAGAAAACCGCAGATAAGTTGAGCATCCTCTACGGCGGTAGTGTGAAACCTGCTAATGCTCAAGAAATTTTTGCCCAGCCTGACGTGGATGGCGGTTTGGTAGGTGGCGCATCGCTGGATGCAGATTCCTTTGTAGCGATCGCAAAGTCTTTTTAA
- a CDS encoding peptidase domain-containing ABC transporter, which yields MKKDKNILTSWQRLTRMLELDKRDVYQIFYYAIFAGLVGLSLPLGIQAIINLIQGAQITTSWILLVVVVTLGVAFGGVLQLMQIRITENVQQKIFTRSSFEFAYRFPKIKMSELRNYYPPELANRFFDTLTIQKSLSKLLVDYPTAILQIIFGLILLSFYHPFFIAYGFLLLGLGFVLFKFTADKGLKTSLKESKSKYKVAHWLQEVARSIISFKLSGNTTHAVDRNDELTTEYLEYRESHFKVIIIQAIQFIGFKVLVTAGLLLIGGFLVLNQQMNIGQFVAAELIILIIIGAVEKIISGLESFYDMLTSLEKLGEVVDKELESTTGEKPFKAEENFKVELEDVTYTVENRTAPILNNISLKLTKDCSVVINGPNGSGKSTLLRLIAGIIEPTEGNVYLNNTNLRGVNLNYYRSNIGQSMSGETPFEGTLRNNITYGDQRITDEEIYWAMENVGLLPYLKMLPYGLETHIYPEGKQISHTVGKKIVLARSIIKKPKMLILKDPLDQFEPEESERIMKFLTDPSHGWSIIVVSQSPRWLDHCSRVVTLENGRIITDKSI from the coding sequence ATGAAGAAAGATAAAAACATCCTAACCTCCTGGCAACGATTGACGAGAATGCTGGAGTTGGATAAACGTGATGTCTATCAAATTTTTTACTATGCAATTTTTGCCGGTCTTGTAGGTTTATCGTTGCCATTAGGGATACAGGCGATTATTAACTTGATTCAAGGTGCGCAAATAACAACTTCATGGATACTGCTTGTGGTGGTTGTGACATTAGGAGTAGCCTTTGGTGGGGTTTTGCAATTGATGCAGATACGTATTACAGAGAACGTTCAGCAGAAAATATTTACCAGATCATCATTTGAGTTTGCCTATCGCTTCCCAAAAATTAAGATGAGTGAGCTGCGTAATTATTATCCGCCAGAGTTGGCAAATCGTTTCTTTGATACGCTTACCATACAAAAAAGCCTTTCAAAATTATTGGTGGATTATCCTACCGCGATCTTGCAGATCATTTTTGGGTTGATTCTACTTTCTTTTTATCACCCATTCTTTATCGCTTATGGCTTTCTATTATTGGGTTTGGGTTTTGTGTTGTTCAAGTTTACAGCAGACAAAGGTCTGAAGACCAGTTTAAAAGAGTCCAAGAGTAAGTATAAAGTAGCACACTGGTTGCAAGAGGTCGCGAGATCCATCATCAGTTTTAAGCTTTCTGGAAACACTACTCATGCAGTAGATCGCAATGATGAACTCACCACAGAATATCTGGAATATAGGGAAAGTCACTTCAAGGTGATTATCATACAGGCCATCCAGTTTATAGGATTTAAAGTTCTAGTAACGGCTGGTCTACTTCTTATAGGAGGTTTTCTAGTACTTAACCAGCAAATGAACATAGGTCAGTTTGTAGCGGCAGAGTTGATTATTTTGATCATCATCGGTGCTGTGGAAAAGATAATTTCAGGGTTGGAGTCTTTTTATGACATGCTTACTTCTTTAGAAAAATTAGGAGAAGTGGTTGACAAGGAACTTGAATCTACCACAGGTGAAAAGCCGTTCAAGGCAGAAGAGAATTTCAAGGTAGAGTTGGAAGATGTCACCTATACGGTAGAAAATCGCACAGCTCCTATATTGAACAACATTTCATTGAAACTCACTAAAGACTGTTCTGTTGTCATTAACGGTCCCAACGGTAGTGGAAAGTCCACTCTTTTAAGGCTCATTGCTGGAATCATTGAACCTACTGAAGGTAATGTGTATTTAAACAACACCAACCTGCGTGGTGTAAACCTCAATTATTACAGATCTAACATAGGTCAATCCATGAGTGGTGAGACTCCATTTGAAGGTACGCTACGCAACAACATCACCTATGGTGATCAAAGGATCACCGATGAGGAAATATACTGGGCTATGGAGAATGTTGGATTGTTACCATATCTCAAAATGCTTCCTTACGGACTAGAAACTCATATTTATCCAGAAGGGAAACAAATAAGTCATACCGTAGGTAAGAAGATAGTGCTCGCTCGTAGTATTATCAAAAAGCCTAAAATGTTGATTCTTAAGGATCCTTTAGATCAATTTGAACCTGAAGAAAGCGAACGCATCATGAAATTTTTGACAGATCCATCTCACGGTTGGTCTATTATAGTGGTAAGCCAGAGTCCGCGATGGTTGGATCATTGTAGTAGGGTAGTAACTCTAGAAAATGGAAGAATCATAACTGATAAATCGATCTAA
- a CDS encoding peptidylprolyl isomerase, whose translation MQDGLYAKLNTSKGDILLQLHYKRTPGTVGNFVGLAEGNLENSAKPQGTPFYNGLKFHRVIPDFMIQGGDPQGTGAGDPGYKFDDEFHPELRHDGPGVLSMANAGPGSNGSQFFITHIETAWLDDKHTVFGKVVEGQDVVDAIAQGDEIKSIEIIREGDEAKAYNAVESFRQFTGAAKAREEQARKQAEQELDEIAAGFDKTDSGLRYKIINKGSGTKAEKGKTVSVHYKGMLPHGKVFDSSFERKKPIDFQLGVGQVIAGWDEGIQLLQVGDKARFVIPSHIAYGSAGAGGVIPPNATLVFDVELMAVR comes from the coding sequence ATGCAAGACGGATTATACGCCAAACTAAATACTTCTAAAGGAGACATCCTTTTACAATTACACTACAAGAGAACACCTGGAACGGTTGGTAATTTTGTAGGACTAGCTGAAGGGAATCTAGAAAACAGCGCAAAACCTCAAGGAACACCATTTTATAATGGATTAAAATTTCACAGAGTCATTCCAGACTTTATGATTCAAGGAGGTGATCCACAAGGCACTGGTGCCGGTGATCCAGGTTACAAATTTGATGATGAGTTCCATCCAGAATTGCGCCATGACGGTCCTGGGGTTTTGAGTATGGCAAATGCTGGTCCTGGTTCCAACGGTTCGCAATTTTTTATTACTCATATAGAGACGGCATGGTTGGATGACAAGCATACGGTTTTTGGTAAGGTAGTGGAAGGACAAGATGTTGTTGATGCTATCGCTCAAGGTGATGAAATAAAAAGTATTGAAATCATTCGCGAAGGTGATGAAGCTAAAGCATACAACGCTGTAGAATCGTTCAGACAATTTACTGGAGCGGCCAAGGCCCGTGAAGAGCAAGCAAGAAAGCAGGCAGAACAAGAACTGGATGAAATTGCTGCTGGATTTGATAAAACCGACAGCGGTTTAAGATACAAGATCATCAATAAAGGATCTGGTACCAAAGCAGAGAAAGGAAAGACGGTAAGTGTTCACTACAAAGGAATGCTACCTCATGGTAAAGTCTTTGACTCCAGCTTTGAGCGCAAAAAACCGATCGATTTCCAGTTAGGAGTTGGTCAGGTAATTGCTGGATGGGATGAAGGTATCCAGTTATTGCAAGTAGGTGATAAGGCAAGATTTGTGATTCCATCACACATTGCCTATGGTAGTGCCGGCGCTGGAGGTGTAATTCCGCCTAATGCCACATTGGTCTTTGATGTAGAATTGATGGCGGTGAGATAA
- a CDS encoding ATP-dependent Clp protease adaptor ClpS, translating to MKMSTYTQELPELDVEVAEKKENKIVLFNDEVNTFDHVIDMLVEACDHTPIQAEQCSLIVHYKGKCNVKTGDYSDLEPRCSKLLEAGLTAEIQ from the coding sequence ATGAAAATGAGTACATACACACAAGAACTTCCAGAACTGGATGTAGAAGTAGCCGAAAAAAAAGAGAACAAAATAGTTTTGTTCAATGATGAGGTGAATACATTTGACCATGTGATCGATATGCTTGTAGAGGCTTGTGATCATACACCAATACAAGCAGAACAATGTAGCCTTATCGTTCACTACAAGGGAAAATGTAATGTCAAGACTGGCGATTACAGTGATCTAGAACCTCGATGCTCAAAACTGCTGGAAGCAGGCTTGACAGCAGAGATTCAGTAG
- a CDS encoding HlyD family secretion protein: MLNISENKIINKLDLNEYSAGKRVFNRTHFEYFNRFLFGFSIVLLIILFMPWTQTVTGNGAVTTLTPAQRPQTLQSPIPGRLEQWFVREGDRVRKGDTILQISEVKSEYFDPLLVERTGDQIIAKINSVNAYGQKVEALTQQTGALASELLLKLEQAQNKIKQARFKVTSDSIDLEAARTNIEIAQRQLVREQTLQEEGLKSVVDVEQKRLKLQETQAKLISQEQKLLQSRNEVINARIDINRLEQEYAEKIAKAQSDRFSAESAQLDVAAQVSKLENDRTNYSIRSGMLFIVAPQDGYINKAIVSGIGETFKEGEPLVNIMPANYDLAVETFVDPLDLPLLYVGEKVRVQFDGWPAIVFSGWPNASYGTYGAEIVAVETFISTNGKYRVLLAPDETDYEWPDALRPGSGAYTIALLDDVPVWYELWRQLNGFPPNYYQPTDASGTVKTKK, translated from the coding sequence ATGTTGAATATTTCAGAAAATAAAATCATTAACAAGCTGGATTTGAATGAATATTCAGCTGGAAAGAGAGTCTTCAACAGGACCCATTTTGAATACTTCAATAGATTCCTATTTGGTTTCTCAATTGTGTTACTCATCATTTTATTCATGCCGTGGACCCAAACGGTTACCGGCAATGGAGCTGTAACTACATTGACTCCGGCACAGCGACCGCAAACGTTACAATCACCTATTCCAGGTAGGTTGGAGCAGTGGTTTGTACGCGAGGGCGATCGAGTAAGAAAAGGAGATACCATACTGCAAATAAGCGAGGTGAAAAGTGAGTATTTTGATCCATTGTTAGTAGAACGTACTGGCGATCAAATCATTGCCAAGATTAATAGTGTCAACGCCTACGGTCAAAAAGTAGAAGCATTGACACAACAAACTGGCGCGCTGGCATCAGAGCTTTTATTGAAACTCGAGCAAGCTCAAAACAAAATCAAGCAAGCACGATTCAAGGTAACCAGTGACAGTATTGATCTGGAAGCGGCTCGTACCAATATTGAAATTGCGCAACGCCAGCTGGTTCGAGAACAAACTTTGCAAGAAGAAGGCTTGAAGTCTGTCGTAGACGTGGAACAAAAACGTCTTAAACTTCAAGAAACGCAGGCAAAATTGATTTCTCAAGAGCAAAAGCTACTTCAAAGCCGCAATGAAGTCATTAACGCAAGAATCGACATTAACCGTTTAGAGCAGGAATATGCAGAGAAAATTGCCAAAGCTCAAAGTGATCGCTTCAGTGCAGAGTCTGCCCAGTTGGATGTAGCCGCCCAGGTGAGTAAACTGGAGAACGACCGTACCAATTACAGCATACGTAGTGGGATGTTGTTCATCGTCGCGCCGCAAGATGGTTACATCAACAAGGCCATCGTCTCTGGAATAGGTGAGACCTTTAAAGAAGGCGAACCGTTAGTGAACATCATGCCGGCCAACTATGACCTAGCGGTAGAGACCTTTGTCGATCCACTGGACTTGCCGTTACTTTATGTAGGCGAGAAAGTGCGTGTGCAATTTGACGGCTGGCCAGCCATCGTATTTTCTGGATGGCCCAATGCAAGCTATGGTACCTATGGTGCAGAAATCGTTGCCGTCGAAACCTTCATCAGTACAAATGGAAAATATAGAGTGCTACTCGCTCCAGACGAAACCGATTATGAGTGGCCAGATGCGCTGCGTCCTGGATCAGGTGCCTATACGATTGCGCTGCTGGACGACGTGCCGGTTTGGTATGAATTATGGCGTCAGCTCAACGGCTTCCCGCCTAATTACTACCAGCCTACAGATGCAAGTGGTACTGTTAAAACAAAGAAATAG
- a CDS encoding BT_3928 family protein, giving the protein MKLLVGFCRVFVGILFIFSGLVKLNDPVGFSFKLDEYFSAAVLGLEFLQPFALPLAIFLVILEVILGVMLLIGFQKRFTVWSLLLMIIFFTFLTFYSAYFNKVTDCGCFGDAIPLTPWQSFTKDVILLFMIVILFMNVSLIRPLFKKFTGMLTTMLVTIGCFGIAYYVLMHLPIIDFRAYKIGTDINQAMQPDPDRPDVYGYDWYYDVDGKEEIITTKGLPPEGRPNYIKVETRLLKKGFEPPIHDFAITSEDQGDITQEILSEPKVALLVMYNLNNAENRGMLQLSKFVKSAKAAGYRVIALSSSAPSETDQAKETYGLDVNFYTTDGTALKTMIRSNPGVVLVKNGVITGKSHWNDFDELNL; this is encoded by the coding sequence ATGAAGTTATTAGTTGGTTTTTGTAGGGTCTTTGTCGGTATTCTTTTCATTTTTAGCGGTCTGGTAAAACTGAATGATCCCGTAGGTTTTTCTTTTAAGCTGGATGAATATTTTAGTGCAGCTGTTTTGGGATTGGAGTTTCTACAGCCTTTTGCCTTGCCTCTTGCCATTTTCTTGGTCATTCTTGAAGTGATTCTAGGCGTGATGTTGTTGATTGGATTTCAGAAGAGGTTCACGGTATGGTCACTTTTATTGATGATCATTTTCTTCACGTTTCTCACTTTTTATTCGGCATATTTTAATAAAGTGACTGATTGTGGGTGTTTTGGTGACGCTATTCCATTGACTCCATGGCAAAGTTTTACTAAGGATGTGATCTTGTTGTTCATGATTGTGATTCTTTTTATGAACGTGTCTTTAATAAGGCCATTGTTTAAAAAGTTTACGGGTATGTTGACCACCATGTTGGTTACTATAGGCTGTTTTGGAATTGCCTATTATGTTTTGATGCACTTGCCTATCATAGATTTTAGAGCTTATAAAATTGGAACGGATATTAACCAAGCCATGCAACCTGATCCAGATAGACCTGATGTGTATGGCTATGACTGGTATTATGATGTTGATGGTAAAGAAGAAATAATTACTACCAAAGGATTACCACCAGAAGGAAGACCCAATTATATTAAAGTAGAGACCAGACTTCTTAAAAAAGGTTTTGAACCGCCCATTCACGATTTTGCTATAACTTCTGAAGATCAAGGTGACATCACTCAAGAAATTTTAAGCGAGCCTAAAGTGGCGCTTTTGGTAATGTACAACCTTAATAATGCTGAAAATCGCGGGATGCTCCAGTTGTCTAAGTTTGTGAAATCTGCTAAAGCTGCTGGCTATCGAGTCATTGCTTTGAGTTCTTCTGCGCCTAGCGAGACAGATCAAGCAAAAGAAACCTATGGGCTCGATGTCAATTTTTACACCACTGATGGTACAGCTCTCAAAACAATGATACGTTCTAATCCTGGTGTGGTATTAGTCAAGAATGGCGTGATCACCGGTAAATCGCACTGGAATGATTTTGATGAGCTTAACCTATGA